The Micromonospora sp. M71_S20 genome has a window encoding:
- a CDS encoding DUF2752 domain-containing protein yields the protein MSDVTSVDGPASASHPQTGGLDAPPEAGPAAPAGGWPTEQAPPHPGSPYPGAAHPGSPYPGAAPYPVAEPDRLTRFVVRLYERSPRWAVPLAALGCVAAGIGYALISDPTRSAPDAAPTCLLKLTTGLDCPGCGGTRALWYVLHADLPAAARHHFLFVFALPFLAYLFVAWAGRQAFGWRLPELRISSRVIGVFLASWLAFTILRNLPWAPFTSLYV from the coding sequence GTGAGCGACGTGACGAGCGTTGACGGACCGGCCTCGGCGTCGCATCCGCAGACGGGTGGGCTCGACGCCCCGCCCGAGGCGGGTCCGGCCGCGCCGGCCGGCGGATGGCCCACGGAGCAGGCGCCGCCCCACCCGGGGTCGCCCTACCCCGGAGCGGCCCACCCCGGTTCGCCCTATCCGGGGGCGGCGCCCTACCCCGTCGCGGAGCCGGACCGGCTCACCCGCTTCGTCGTGCGTCTCTACGAGCGTTCTCCGCGCTGGGCGGTGCCCCTGGCCGCGCTCGGCTGCGTCGCCGCCGGCATCGGCTACGCGCTGATCAGCGACCCCACCCGATCGGCGCCCGACGCCGCGCCGACCTGCCTGCTCAAGCTCACCACGGGGCTGGACTGCCCGGGCTGCGGCGGCACGCGCGCGCTCTGGTACGTGCTGCACGCCGACCTGCCGGCCGCCGCCCGGCACCACTTCCTCTTCGTCTTCGCGCTGCCCTTCCTGGCGTACCTCTTCGTCGCCTGGGCGGGCCGGCAGGCGTTCGGCTGGCGCCTGCCCGAGCTGCGGATCAGCTCCCGGGTGATCGGCGTCTTCCTGGCCTCCTGGCTGGCCTTCACGATCCTGCGCAACCTTCCCTGGGCACCGTTCACCTCCCTCTACGTCTGA
- a CDS encoding winged helix-turn-helix domain-containing protein, with protein MAAPESLSLAQARRVALAAQGFADPAPTGAPTRRHLRRVLDRVGLIQMDSVNVLQRAHYLPLYSRLGPYPTSLLDAAAYRRPRELFEYWGHEASLVPVGLHPVLRWRMARARSEAWGGMRRIAQEQPGLVAWVRDEVAARGPLTAAEIEHDAPRETGNWGWNWSAVKRALEFLFWAGEVTAADRTTSFARRYDLPERVLPAAVLDAPTPTDADAHRTLVGIAARSLGVAAEPELRDYFRLPVAGARQAIAELVEAGELLPVAVQGWRRPAWLHAGARLPRWVRGNTLVSPFDPVVWERARAERLFDFSYRIEIYVPAPQRVHGYYVLPFLQGERFTARVDLKADRKARVLLVPAAWAEPGVDRGETALALAAELHRLAGWLGLDAVAPPAAGDLAVPLAAALAGVAGVR; from the coding sequence ATGGCCGCACCGGAATCGCTCTCGCTCGCCCAGGCACGCCGGGTGGCGCTCGCCGCCCAGGGCTTCGCCGACCCCGCGCCCACCGGCGCGCCCACCCGCCGGCACCTGCGCCGGGTGCTCGACCGGGTCGGGCTGATCCAGATGGACTCGGTCAACGTGCTGCAACGGGCGCACTACCTGCCGCTCTACAGCCGCCTCGGGCCCTACCCGACCTCGCTGCTCGACGCCGCCGCCTACCGCCGCCCCCGGGAGCTGTTCGAATACTGGGGGCACGAGGCGTCGCTGGTGCCCGTCGGGCTGCACCCGGTGTTGCGCTGGCGGATGGCCCGCGCCCGCTCGGAGGCCTGGGGCGGGATGCGGCGCATCGCCCAGGAGCAGCCCGGCCTGGTGGCCTGGGTCCGCGACGAGGTGGCCGCCCGGGGGCCGCTCACGGCCGCCGAGATCGAGCACGACGCGCCCCGGGAGACGGGCAACTGGGGCTGGAACTGGTCGGCGGTCAAGCGGGCGCTGGAGTTCCTGTTCTGGGCGGGGGAGGTGACGGCCGCCGACCGCACGACGTCGTTCGCCCGTCGCTACGACCTGCCGGAGCGGGTGCTGCCGGCCGCCGTGCTCGACGCACCGACGCCGACCGACGCCGATGCCCACCGCACGCTGGTGGGCATCGCCGCGCGGTCGCTCGGGGTGGCCGCCGAGCCGGAGCTGCGCGACTACTTCCGGCTGCCGGTGGCCGGGGCCCGGCAGGCCATCGCCGAACTGGTCGAGGCGGGCGAGCTGCTGCCGGTCGCCGTGCAGGGCTGGCGGCGGCCCGCCTGGCTGCACGCCGGTGCGCGGCTGCCCCGCTGGGTGCGCGGCAACACCCTGGTCAGCCCGTTCGACCCGGTGGTCTGGGAGCGGGCCCGCGCCGAGCGGCTCTTCGACTTCAGCTACCGCATCGAGATCTACGTGCCGGCGCCGCAGCGGGTGCACGGCTACTACGTGCTGCCGTTCCTGCAGGGGGAGCGGTTCACCGCCCGGGTCGACCTGAAGGCCGACCGGAAGGCCCGCGTGCTGCTGGTGCCGGCCGCCTGGGCCGAGCCGGGCGTCGACCGGGGCGAGACCGCGCTGGCGCTCGCCGCCGAGCTGCACCGCCTCGCGGGTTGGCTGGGCCTGGACGCGGTGGCCCCGCCCGCCGCCGGCGACCTGGCCGTCCCGCTGGCCGCCGCGCTGGCGGGCGTGGCCGGTGTACGGTGA
- a CDS encoding GNAT family N-acetyltransferase: MLTIRREEPDDAEAVARVHIHGWQAGYAGIMPEEVLRRLNVTAWAQRRRDLGTADPEHPFTTLLAEVEGTLAGFTTFGPYRNNQDRGDLDAAHGEVVAMYVEPTRWGDGTARALLAAARDGLVARGWSDYRLWVLEANHRARRFYERAGLSPDGERSTYPVPLAGGRPPVGLVELRYAGRLGG; encoded by the coding sequence ATGCTCACGATCCGCCGCGAGGAGCCCGACGACGCCGAGGCGGTCGCCCGGGTGCACATCCACGGCTGGCAGGCCGGCTACGCCGGGATCATGCCCGAGGAGGTGCTGCGGCGGCTCAACGTCACGGCCTGGGCGCAGCGCCGCCGGGACCTCGGCACCGCCGACCCGGAGCACCCGTTCACCACCCTGCTCGCCGAGGTCGAAGGGACGCTGGCCGGGTTCACCACGTTCGGCCCGTACCGCAACAACCAGGACCGTGGCGACCTCGACGCCGCGCACGGCGAGGTCGTGGCGATGTACGTCGAGCCGACCCGCTGGGGCGACGGCACGGCGCGGGCGCTGCTGGCCGCGGCGCGGGACGGACTGGTCGCCCGGGGCTGGTCGGACTACCGGCTCTGGGTCCTGGAGGCCAACCACCGGGCCCGCCGGTTCTACGAGCGGGCCGGGCTGTCACCGGACGGTGAGCGGTCGACCTATCCGGTGCCGCTGGCCGGCGGGCGCCCGCCGGTCGGGCTGGTCGAGCTGCGGTACGCCGGGCGCCTCGGCGGCTGA
- a CDS encoding glycosyltransferase 87 family protein, producing MAQGPRRTIQQVVGVVALAVAVTAFLSVAAVRHGFFDLKVYYGALTWWVHDGGEIYDFLKPGTQYGFTYPPFAALVMLPMAYLPWWAAIAVSVAASVVVTAVLFWWLIDPVSRRSGWTRWFALAVALCLAAAYEPMRETVNFGQVNMLLLFLVAIDLLRLLPAGNRWAGVGIGLATAIKLTPGIFIVYLLVTRRWRAAVTSMAAAAGTTLLAAALFPDASREFWTEALWNTGRVGELAFVSNQSLRGVVARLNPEHPSTLAWLALVLATLALWAWRSRAAVAAGDEATGLALTGAVMCLVSPVTWVHHLVWLLPALILLVDNGMAAPAGSRRRRVLLGAAIVGYGFLISRIVWAWEKDFTGLDGFLGSNTYVWISLALLAFLPIRRWGDPGRSNRRRAAPAGSAAEAPGVPQLDQPDRRAPAGQRHRIGRPLTVR from the coding sequence GTGGCGCAGGGTCCCCGACGGACGATCCAGCAGGTCGTCGGCGTCGTCGCGCTCGCCGTCGCGGTGACCGCCTTCCTGTCCGTCGCGGCCGTCCGGCACGGCTTCTTCGACCTGAAGGTCTACTACGGCGCGCTGACCTGGTGGGTGCACGACGGCGGGGAGATCTACGACTTCCTCAAGCCCGGCACCCAGTACGGCTTCACGTACCCGCCCTTCGCCGCCCTGGTCATGCTGCCGATGGCGTACCTGCCGTGGTGGGCGGCGATCGCGGTCAGCGTGGCCGCCAGCGTGGTGGTCACCGCCGTGCTGTTCTGGTGGCTGATCGACCCGGTCTCCCGCCGCTCCGGCTGGACCCGCTGGTTCGCCCTCGCCGTGGCGCTCTGCCTGGCCGCCGCGTACGAGCCGATGCGCGAGACGGTCAACTTCGGCCAGGTCAACATGCTGCTGCTCTTCCTGGTCGCGATCGACCTGCTCCGGCTGCTGCCGGCCGGCAACCGCTGGGCCGGCGTGGGCATCGGCCTGGCCACCGCGATCAAGCTGACCCCGGGCATCTTCATCGTCTACCTGCTGGTGACCCGCCGCTGGCGGGCCGCGGTCACCTCGATGGCCGCCGCGGCCGGCACGACGCTGCTGGCCGCCGCGCTCTTCCCCGACGCCTCGCGGGAGTTCTGGACGGAGGCGCTGTGGAACACCGGCCGGGTCGGTGAGCTGGCGTTCGTCTCCAACCAGTCGCTGCGCGGCGTGGTCGCCCGGCTGAACCCGGAACACCCGAGCACCCTGGCCTGGCTGGCGCTGGTGCTCGCCACGCTGGCGCTGTGGGCCTGGCGCTCCCGCGCCGCCGTGGCCGCCGGCGACGAGGCGACCGGCCTGGCGCTGACGGGCGCGGTGATGTGCCTGGTCAGCCCGGTCACCTGGGTGCACCACCTGGTCTGGCTGCTGCCCGCGCTGATCCTGCTGGTCGACAACGGGATGGCCGCGCCCGCCGGCAGCCGTCGACGCCGCGTCCTGCTGGGCGCCGCGATCGTCGGCTACGGCTTCCTGATCAGCCGCATCGTCTGGGCCTGGGAGAAGGACTTCACCGGGCTCGACGGCTTCCTCGGCAGCAACACCTACGTCTGGATCAGCCTGGCGCTGTTGGCGTTCCTGCCCATCCGCCGCTGGGGCGACCCGGGCCGGAGCAACCGCCGTCGGGCGGCGCCGGCCGGGTCAGCCGCCGAGGCGCCCGGCGTACCGCAGCTCGACCAGCCCGACCGGCGGGCGCCCGCCGGCCAGCGGCACCGGATAGGTCGACCGCTCACCGTCCGGTGA
- a CDS encoding GNAT family N-acetyltransferase: protein MALGYVRPARPEDAGEIARIQLATWRVAYRRILPRHVLDNLDEAWLARRWSAAVQEPPSGAHRVLVAVEQAEQSYLVGFAASGPADAEALAPGEPAEVLGPDVAAVTDLLVEPRWGRRGHGSRLLAATVDLWRADGFTRALAWAFDGDAATRKFLTSTGWEPDGAARALDVEDMLVPQVRLHVAVPADADPADATPAEATLPDLTPGASPPATPGD from the coding sequence ATGGCTCTCGGGTACGTCCGCCCGGCGCGTCCGGAAGACGCCGGCGAGATCGCACGCATCCAACTCGCGACCTGGCGGGTCGCCTATCGCCGGATCCTGCCCCGGCACGTGCTCGACAACCTGGACGAGGCGTGGCTCGCCAGGCGGTGGAGCGCGGCCGTGCAGGAGCCGCCCTCCGGCGCCCACCGGGTGCTGGTCGCCGTCGAACAGGCCGAGCAATCCTATCTGGTGGGGTTCGCCGCCTCCGGTCCGGCCGACGCCGAGGCGCTCGCCCCGGGTGAGCCGGCGGAGGTCCTCGGGCCGGACGTCGCCGCGGTGACGGACCTGCTGGTGGAGCCGCGCTGGGGCCGGCGGGGGCACGGCAGCCGGCTGCTCGCCGCGACCGTCGACCTGTGGCGTGCCGACGGGTTCACCCGCGCCCTGGCCTGGGCCTTCGACGGCGACGCGGCGACCCGGAAGTTCCTCACCAGCACCGGCTGGGAACCCGACGGCGCGGCCCGCGCGCTGGACGTGGAGGACATGCTCGTCCCGCAGGTGCGCCTGCACGTGGCGGTGCCCGCGGACGCGGACCCGGCGGACGCGACGCCCGCCGAGGCGACGCTGCCGGACCTGACGCCGGGTGCGTCGCCGCCGGCGACGCCCGGGGACTGA
- a CDS encoding VOC family protein, whose product MFTDTTAWSSFSVDDPGRAERFYADTLGLRVSRDDAMGGLLTLHLAGGRDVMVYTKADHAPAGYTVLNFPVDDVDRAVDELTARGVRFARYPGMPQDDKGVMRGNGPTIAWFTDPAGNILSVIEEG is encoded by the coding sequence ATGTTCACGGACACGACGGCGTGGAGCAGTTTCTCGGTCGACGACCCCGGCCGGGCCGAGCGGTTCTACGCCGACACGCTCGGCCTGCGGGTCTCGCGGGACGACGCCATGGGCGGCCTGCTGACGCTGCACCTCGCCGGGGGCCGGGACGTGATGGTCTACACAAAGGCGGACCACGCCCCCGCGGGCTACACGGTGCTCAACTTCCCCGTCGACGACGTCGACCGGGCCGTCGACGAGCTGACCGCGCGCGGGGTGCGGTTCGCGCGCTACCCCGGGATGCCCCAGGACGACAAGGGCGTCATGCGCGGCAACGGGCCGACCATCGCGTGGTTCACCGACCCGGCCGGCAACATCCTGTCGGTGATCGAGGAGGGCTGA
- a CDS encoding GNAT family N-acetyltransferase, producing the protein MIDSGLSDRAGRRVTLRPVDDDNWRAVADVAPRDDQRGWVAALAARYLLLTMRSDVWTSLAVYADETVAGHVMWGVDDDGSRWIGGMVVDAAEQDRGVGRAAVRTLAAWLGGQDGGHPVRLSYHPDNVQAARLYTSLGFVPTGAMEDDELVVELLPPAQVPPRP; encoded by the coding sequence GTGATCGATTCTGGACTCTCCGACCGGGCCGGGCGCCGGGTCACCCTGCGCCCGGTGGACGACGACAACTGGCGGGCGGTGGCCGACGTCGCCCCGCGCGACGACCAGCGTGGGTGGGTGGCGGCGCTGGCCGCGCGCTACCTGCTGCTGACCATGCGCTCCGACGTGTGGACCTCGCTGGCCGTGTACGCGGACGAGACCGTCGCCGGGCACGTCATGTGGGGCGTCGACGACGACGGGTCCCGGTGGATCGGCGGCATGGTGGTCGACGCGGCGGAACAGGACCGGGGCGTCGGGCGGGCGGCCGTGCGCACCCTGGCCGCGTGGCTGGGCGGTCAGGACGGCGGTCACCCCGTCCGGCTCTCCTACCACCCCGACAACGTCCAGGCCGCCCGCCTCTACACGAGCCTCGGCTTCGTGCCCACCGGGGCGATGGAGGACGACGAACTGGTCGTCGAACTCCTTCCGCCCGCCCAGGTCCCGCCCCGACCCTGA
- the dapB gene encoding 4-hydroxy-tetrahydrodipicolinate reductase: MTDEQEKSPDELIRVGVLGARGRMGIEVCRAVDAAADMELVAMVDQGDGLFAASDAGAEVVVDFTTPDVVMDHLHWCIDQGINAVVGTTGFTEQRLERVRGWLAHKPGVGVVIAPNFGIGAVLMMQFAARAARHFESVEIVEQHHPRKLDAPSGTATHTARLVAAARAEAGLGPAPDATKDEVAGARGADIDGVRVHAVRATGLVAHQEVLFGTVGETLTIRHDSYDRVSFMPGVLLAVRAVRTRPGLTVGLDALLD; encoded by the coding sequence GTGACTGACGAGCAGGAGAAGAGCCCGGACGAGCTGATCCGGGTCGGCGTGCTGGGCGCCCGGGGACGCATGGGCATCGAGGTGTGCCGGGCCGTGGACGCCGCCGCCGACATGGAGCTGGTGGCCATGGTCGACCAGGGCGACGGCCTGTTCGCCGCGTCCGACGCCGGGGCCGAAGTGGTCGTCGACTTCACCACCCCGGACGTCGTCATGGACCATTTGCACTGGTGCATCGACCAGGGCATCAACGCGGTCGTCGGCACCACCGGCTTCACCGAGCAGCGGCTGGAGCGGGTGCGCGGCTGGCTGGCCCACAAGCCCGGGGTGGGCGTGGTGATCGCCCCCAACTTCGGCATCGGCGCGGTCCTGATGATGCAGTTCGCCGCCCGCGCCGCCCGGCACTTCGAGTCGGTCGAGATCGTCGAGCAGCACCATCCCCGCAAGCTGGACGCCCCCAGCGGCACCGCCACGCACACCGCGCGGCTGGTCGCGGCCGCCCGCGCCGAGGCCGGGCTCGGCCCGGCGCCGGACGCCACGAAGGACGAGGTCGCGGGCGCCCGGGGCGCCGACATCGACGGGGTACGCGTGCACGCCGTGCGCGCCACCGGCCTCGTCGCCCACCAGGAGGTGCTCTTCGGCACCGTGGGGGAGACGCTGACCATCCGGCACGACTCGTACGACCGGGTCTCGTTCATGCCCGGCGTGCTGCTGGCCGTCCGCGCGGTCCGCACCCGGCCCGGGCTGACCGTCGGCCTGGACGCCCTCCTGGACTGA
- a CDS encoding pitrilysin family protein produces the protein MSRAVSAPFPPDRRGVASVPGPAGAFHRSTAAARSGGAARAVTRTISDDPLGGTVRRTVLPSGLRVLTEAIPAMRSVSFGVWVAVGSRDETGPQAGAAHFLEHLLFKGTNKRSALDISSEIEAVGGETNAFTTKEYTCYYARVLDEDLPLAIDVMCDLVADSVLEPADVETERGVILEEIAMHDDEPGDEVHDLFARAVYGDHPLGRLISGTEETVTPMTRRQIQGFYRRRYTAPQIVVAAAGNLDHATVVKLVRQALRGTPLDTDPATPASHRSATPAVRTKPATTLVEPKETEQAHVILGCPGIDRLDERRFALGVLNNILGGGMSSRLFQEIRERRGLAYSVYSYASQYADSGLFAVYAGCAPGKVDEVLELTRAELARVAADGLTEAEVARGKGMSKGSFVLGLEDTGSRMSRLAKGELLYGHLMPVDELLGRVDAVTVADVNTLAAELLSRPMSLAVVGPFGAGDFSAR, from the coding sequence GTGAGTCGGGCCGTCAGCGCGCCGTTTCCGCCGGATCGACGGGGGGTGGCGTCCGTCCCGGGCCCCGCAGGGGCCTTCCACCGGAGCACCGCGGCGGCCCGCTCCGGCGGCGCCGCCCGGGCGGTGACCCGCACGATCAGCGACGACCCGCTGGGCGGCACGGTACGGCGTACCGTGCTGCCCAGCGGGCTGCGTGTGCTCACCGAGGCGATCCCGGCGATGCGCAGTGTCTCGTTCGGCGTCTGGGTCGCGGTCGGCTCGCGGGACGAGACCGGCCCGCAGGCCGGCGCGGCGCACTTCCTGGAGCACCTGCTATTCAAGGGCACCAACAAGCGCAGCGCGTTGGACATCTCCTCGGAGATCGAGGCGGTGGGCGGCGAGACCAACGCCTTCACCACCAAGGAATACACCTGCTACTACGCTCGCGTGCTGGACGAGGACCTGCCGCTGGCCATCGACGTGATGTGCGACCTGGTCGCCGACTCGGTGCTGGAACCGGCCGACGTGGAGACCGAGCGGGGCGTGATCCTCGAGGAGATCGCCATGCACGACGACGAGCCCGGCGACGAGGTGCACGACCTCTTCGCCCGGGCCGTCTACGGCGACCACCCGCTGGGCCGGCTGATCTCCGGCACCGAGGAGACCGTCACCCCGATGACCCGGCGGCAGATCCAGGGCTTCTACCGCCGCCGCTACACCGCTCCGCAGATCGTCGTCGCCGCCGCCGGCAACCTGGACCACGCCACGGTGGTCAAGCTGGTCCGCCAGGCGCTGCGCGGCACCCCGCTGGACACCGACCCGGCGACGCCCGCGTCGCACCGGTCGGCCACCCCGGCCGTACGCACGAAGCCCGCCACCACCCTGGTGGAGCCGAAGGAGACCGAGCAGGCGCACGTCATCCTCGGCTGCCCCGGCATCGACCGGCTCGACGAGCGGCGCTTCGCGCTGGGCGTGCTCAACAACATCCTCGGCGGCGGCATGTCGAGCCGGCTGTTCCAGGAGATCCGCGAGCGGCGCGGCCTCGCCTACTCGGTCTACTCCTACGCCAGCCAGTACGCCGACAGCGGCCTCTTCGCCGTCTACGCCGGCTGCGCCCCGGGCAAGGTCGACGAGGTGCTGGAGCTGACCCGGGCCGAACTCGCCCGGGTGGCCGCCGACGGCCTGACCGAGGCCGAGGTGGCCCGTGGCAAGGGGATGAGCAAGGGCTCGTTCGTGCTGGGGCTGGAGGACACCGGCTCGCGGATGAGCCGGCTGGCCAAGGGGGAGCTGCTCTACGGCCACCTGATGCCGGTCGACGAGCTGCTCGGCCGGGTCGACGCGGTCACGGTGGCCGACGTCAACACCCTGGCCGCCGAGCTGCTGAGCCGGCCGATGTCGCTGGCCGTGGTCGGCCCGTTCGGCGCGGGCGACTTCTCCGCCCGCTGA
- a CDS encoding polyribonucleotide nucleotidyltransferase, whose translation MTETNLGTESRTAVIDNGSFGTREITFSTGRLARQAAGSVVAQLGETVVLSATTAGKQPKEQFDFFPLTVDVEERMYAAGRIPGSFFRREGRPSEDAILTCRLIDRPLRPSFVKGLRNEVQVVETILALDPQHPYDVVAINAASMSTKLSGLPFSGPIGATRVAHIDGQWVAFPTLEELARATFDMVVAGRSLPDGDVAIMMVEAEATPNAVTLIAGGATAPTEEIVASGLEAAKPAIRELCRAQAELAEVAAKPVAEFPVFLDYQDDVYEAVAGVARAEVAEALQIAGKADREEALDRIKAKVAEELGGRFEGREKELSAAFRSLTKSEVRNRVLREQVRIDGRGPRDIRPLTAEVGVLPRVHGSALFERGETQILGVTTLNMLRMEQMVDTLSPENRKRYMHNYNFPPYSTGETGRVGSPKRREIGHGALAERALIPVLPSREEFPYAIRQVSEALGSNGSTSMGSVCASTLGLLSAGVPLKAPVAGIAMGLISDEVDGKTQYVTLTDILGAEDAFGDMDFKVAGTPEFVTALQLDTKLNGIPSDVLAAALQQAYEARQTILGVMQAAIEGPAEMSEYAPRVTTVKIPVDKIGMVIGPKGQTINAIQDETGAEISIEDDGTIYVGATNGPSAQAAVDRINGIANPTLPKAGERFLGTVVKTAAFGAFISLLPGRDGLLHISKVGDGKRVERVEDFLNVGDRVEVEIADIDARGKIYLDKVRPEGAEAPAAGEAAGGERPAGRDRDDRAPRDRGDRERGGDRGGRGPGGGERGEGGGEGGEGGERPRRRTRRS comes from the coding sequence ATGACCGAGACCAACCTCGGCACCGAATCCCGCACCGCCGTGATCGACAACGGGTCCTTCGGCACCCGTGAGATCACCTTCTCCACCGGCCGGCTGGCCCGTCAGGCCGCCGGGTCCGTCGTCGCCCAGCTCGGCGAGACGGTCGTCCTCTCCGCCACCACCGCCGGCAAGCAGCCGAAGGAGCAGTTCGACTTCTTCCCGCTGACCGTCGACGTCGAGGAGCGGATGTACGCCGCGGGCCGCATCCCCGGCTCGTTCTTCCGCCGCGAGGGCCGCCCCAGCGAGGACGCGATCCTCACCTGCCGGCTGATCGACCGGCCGCTGCGCCCGTCGTTCGTCAAGGGCCTGCGCAACGAGGTCCAGGTCGTCGAGACCATCCTCGCGCTCGACCCGCAGCACCCCTACGACGTCGTGGCGATCAACGCCGCCTCGATGTCGACCAAGCTCTCCGGCCTGCCGTTCTCCGGCCCGATCGGGGCGACCCGGGTCGCGCACATCGACGGCCAGTGGGTCGCCTTCCCGACCCTGGAGGAGCTGGCCCGGGCCACCTTCGACATGGTCGTGGCCGGCCGCTCGCTGCCGGACGGCGACGTCGCGATCATGATGGTCGAGGCCGAGGCGACGCCGAACGCCGTGACCCTGATCGCGGGCGGCGCGACCGCCCCGACCGAGGAGATCGTGGCCAGCGGCCTGGAGGCCGCGAAGCCGGCGATCCGCGAGCTGTGCCGCGCGCAGGCCGAGCTGGCCGAGGTGGCCGCCAAGCCCGTCGCCGAGTTCCCGGTGTTCCTGGACTACCAGGACGACGTCTACGAGGCGGTGGCCGGCGTGGCCCGCGCCGAGGTCGCCGAGGCTCTCCAGATCGCCGGCAAGGCCGACCGCGAGGAGGCCCTCGACCGGATCAAGGCCAAGGTCGCCGAGGAGCTCGGCGGTCGCTTCGAGGGCCGGGAGAAGGAGCTCAGCGCCGCCTTCCGGTCGCTCACCAAGTCCGAGGTGCGCAACCGGGTGCTGCGCGAGCAGGTCCGTATCGACGGCCGCGGCCCGCGCGACATCCGCCCGCTGACCGCCGAGGTCGGCGTGCTGCCCCGGGTGCACGGCTCGGCGCTGTTCGAGCGTGGCGAGACCCAGATCCTGGGCGTCACCACGCTGAACATGCTGCGCATGGAGCAGATGGTGGACACGCTGTCCCCGGAGAACCGCAAGCGCTACATGCACAACTACAACTTCCCGCCGTACTCGACCGGTGAGACCGGCCGGGTCGGCTCGCCGAAGCGGCGCGAGATCGGCCACGGGGCGCTCGCCGAGCGGGCGCTGATCCCGGTGCTGCCGTCGCGCGAGGAGTTCCCGTACGCCATCCGGCAGGTCTCCGAGGCGCTCGGCTCCAACGGCTCCACCTCGATGGGCTCGGTCTGCGCCTCGACGCTGGGCCTGCTCTCCGCCGGTGTGCCGCTGAAGGCGCCGGTGGCCGGCATCGCCATGGGGCTCATCTCGGACGAGGTGGACGGCAAGACCCAGTACGTGACGCTGACCGACATCCTCGGCGCCGAGGACGCGTTCGGTGACATGGACTTCAAGGTCGCCGGCACGCCGGAGTTCGTGACCGCGCTCCAGCTCGACACCAAGCTCAACGGCATCCCGTCGGACGTGCTGGCCGCCGCGCTGCAGCAGGCGTACGAGGCCCGGCAGACCATCCTCGGCGTGATGCAGGCGGCGATCGAGGGCCCGGCCGAGATGTCGGAGTACGCCCCGCGCGTCACCACCGTCAAGATCCCGGTCGACAAGATCGGCATGGTGATCGGCCCGAAGGGGCAGACCATCAACGCGATCCAGGACGAGACCGGCGCCGAGATCTCCATCGAGGACGACGGCACGATCTACGTCGGCGCCACCAACGGCCCGTCGGCCCAGGCGGCGGTGGACCGGATCAACGGGATCGCCAACCCGACGTTGCCGAAGGCCGGGGAGCGGTTCCTCGGCACGGTGGTCAAGACCGCCGCGTTCGGCGCGTTCATCTCGCTGCTGCCGGGCCGGGACGGCCTGCTGCACATCTCCAAGGTGGGCGACGGCAAGCGGGTCGAGCGGGTCGAGGACTTCCTCAACGTCGGCGACCGGGTCGAGGTCGAGATCGCGGACATCGACGCCCGCGGCAAGATCTACCTGGACAAGGTCCGCCCGGAGGGCGCCGAGGCGCCGGCCGCCGGCGAGGCCGCCGGTGGCGAGCGTCCGGCCGGCCGGGACCGGGACGACCGGGCTCCGCGCGACCGGGGCGACCGTGAGCGCGGCGGCGACCGGGGCGGTCGTGGCCCGGGCGGCGGCGAGCGCGGCGAGGGCGGCGGCGAGGGTGGCGAGGGCGGCGAGCGTCCGCGCCGCCGCACCCGGCGCAGCTGA
- the rpsO gene encoding 30S ribosomal protein S15: MALDQEAKAKIRAEYATADGDTGSPEVQVAVLTKRIAELTEHLKVHKHDHHSRRGLLLLVGRRRRLLNYVQKKDINRYRSLIERLGLRR; the protein is encoded by the coding sequence ATGGCGCTCGACCAGGAAGCCAAGGCCAAGATCCGCGCGGAGTACGCGACCGCCGACGGCGACACCGGTTCGCCGGAGGTGCAGGTCGCGGTCCTCACCAAGCGGATCGCCGAACTGACGGAGCACCTGAAGGTGCACAAGCACGACCACCACAGCCGCCGTGGGCTGCTGCTGCTGGTCGGCCGCCGCCGTCGGCTGCTCAACTACGTCCAGAAGAAGGACATCAACCGCTACCGGTCGCTCATCGAGCGGCTCGGTCTGCGCCGGTGA